Proteins encoded in a region of the Moritella marina ATCC 15381 genome:
- a CDS encoding STAS/SEC14 domain-containing protein — MLEMIDIEMDNAVAFQMSGKITEGDMALVLNVAKEKISRYGSIMLFEKINSFSGVEFSALIEEFKYLFDVGISNIDKVAILTDKKWIEHIVNIEDKIFKSIDMKCFALEEQSQAIAFLKGL; from the coding sequence ATGTTGGAAATGATAGATATCGAAATGGACAATGCGGTTGCGTTTCAAATGTCGGGTAAAATAACGGAAGGTGATATGGCGTTGGTGCTGAATGTTGCCAAAGAGAAAATTTCGCGTTATGGCAGTATTATGCTGTTTGAAAAGATTAATTCATTTAGCGGTGTTGAATTTTCAGCCCTAATCGAAGAGTTTAAATACCTGTTTGATGTCGGTATTAGCAATATAGACAAGGTGGCGATATTAACGGATAAAAAATGGATAGAGCATATTGTTAATATCGAAGATAAAATATTTAAAAGTATTGATATGAAATGTTTTGCTTTGGAAGAGCAGTCGCAGGCAATTGCGTTTCTTAAAGGGTTATAA
- the glpB gene encoding glycerol-3-phosphate dehydrogenase subunit GlpB: MKFDSIIIGGGIAGYTAGLRCLEAGLKTAIISNGQSALHFSSGSIDLLSHTPTGKAIRNPAAIFNKFTHEFPAHPYSKVGKENVFASMQWYKHLLTNAGIPLQQQDNGDNHLRITPLGTLKSTWLSQPYVQQLPMRLNEHDIKRIVVVQIDDFRDFNAKMVTDNLVQIPEFEGVEITHANVAIAGFSGLKRNACELRSIDIARILTNDSEIKALADKLLTIATINDVVILPAITGNGLGLETLNKLHALTNLTFHEVTTMPPSMLGIRLEETMIDLFIKGGGMLLKGDQVTHGDIAKDSSNNDELSLKRIYTRNLENMPLSAEHFIFASGSFFNKGLIGHHDKLQEPVFDLDMNSFKQRSTWFNPEFFSADSQPFLSLGIKTNHTFNPMLKGKTLNNLFCAGSNLGGYDPVAEGSGSGVAISTAYHAVNLLLQHSHNSHSQNITSDSLA; the protein is encoded by the coding sequence ATGAAATTTGATAGCATCATTATCGGCGGTGGTATCGCCGGTTATACCGCAGGTTTACGTTGCCTTGAAGCTGGATTAAAGACAGCGATTATTTCTAATGGTCAAAGCGCCCTGCACTTTTCTTCAGGCTCTATCGATCTGCTTTCACATACGCCAACAGGTAAGGCTATTCGTAATCCAGCGGCTATTTTCAATAAATTTACTCATGAGTTCCCAGCTCACCCATACAGTAAAGTCGGTAAAGAAAACGTTTTTGCATCAATGCAATGGTATAAACATTTACTCACTAACGCGGGTATTCCATTACAGCAGCAAGACAATGGTGATAATCACCTGCGCATAACACCACTTGGCACGTTAAAATCGACTTGGTTGTCACAACCTTATGTGCAACAGCTGCCAATGCGACTTAACGAGCATGACATCAAACGTATTGTCGTGGTCCAAATTGATGACTTCCGTGACTTTAACGCTAAGATGGTCACCGATAATTTAGTGCAAATACCCGAATTTGAAGGTGTTGAAATAACCCACGCCAATGTCGCGATTGCAGGGTTTTCAGGACTTAAACGCAACGCTTGCGAGCTGCGCTCTATTGATATCGCCCGTATCTTAACCAACGACAGTGAAATCAAAGCCCTTGCAGATAAGTTATTAACTATCGCAACCATTAATGATGTGGTTATATTACCGGCCATCACAGGTAATGGCTTAGGTCTTGAAACCCTCAATAAGTTGCATGCACTAACTAACTTAACCTTTCACGAAGTAACGACTATGCCACCGTCAATGTTAGGTATTCGCCTAGAAGAAACCATGATTGATTTGTTTATCAAAGGTGGTGGTATGTTACTAAAAGGCGATCAAGTCACCCATGGTGATATAGCTAAAGACAGTAGTAACAATGATGAATTAAGCCTTAAACGCATTTATACCCGTAATTTGGAAAACATGCCGTTATCCGCCGAACATTTCATTTTTGCATCCGGTAGTTTCTTTAATAAAGGCCTTATTGGTCATCATGACAAGTTACAAGAGCCCGTGTTTGATTTAGACATGAACAGCTTTAAACAACGTAGTACTTGGTTCAACCCAGAGTTTTTTTCGGCTGACTCACAACCGTTTTTATCATTAGGTATCAAGACGAACCACACCTTTAATCCGATGCTTAAAGGCAAAACGCTCAACAACCTATTTTGTGCAGGTTCTAACT
- the glpA gene encoding anaerobic glycerol-3-phosphate dehydrogenase subunit A, whose translation MGKVTRFNTEVLIIGGGATGTSIMRDCALRGITCILLDKSDIASGTTGRNHGLLHSGARYAVTDAESARECIQENKILKHIASHCIEETNGLFITLPEDDLDFQQTFMTACATAGIDTQRLTPQQAIELEPNVNRSLLGAVKVPDGTLDPFRLCASNVLDAKNHGAQLLTYSMVQSLIRIGDRIIGAKCLNTRTNEQFEVYAQEVINAAGIWGKNICHYADLNVQMLPAKGSLLVFEHRINDLVINRCRKPADADILVPGDSISLIGTTSEEIDYNDIDSLKISEKEVNILIEEGAKLAPILAQTRILRAYAGVRPLVDVGGGDGRNISRGIVLLDHQQRDGLAGFSSILGGKLMTSRLMAEMTTDLVASKLGNINSCTTHLQPLPGSVIKAGNNKNKSKQAVFTTTAATHRHGENAVASFDQSTKGKSIVCECEMVSVGEIEYAIKQLDVTNLVDLRRRTRLGMGSCQGELCTYRASSLFCDFGNCSGYQSSQLLMQFFEERWKGIKPVLFGDALREAEFTYWLYEGLFGATDINKLGEKQEDKDYYEI comes from the coding sequence ATGGGAAAGGTAACCCGTTTCAATACCGAAGTATTGATAATTGGCGGTGGCGCGACAGGCACCAGTATTATGCGCGATTGCGCATTACGTGGCATCACCTGCATATTACTTGATAAAAGTGATATAGCTTCAGGTACCACAGGTCGTAACCACGGCCTATTACATTCCGGCGCGCGTTATGCGGTCACCGATGCTGAATCAGCTCGTGAGTGTATCCAAGAGAATAAGATCCTCAAGCATATCGCCAGTCACTGTATTGAAGAAACCAACGGATTATTTATTACCTTGCCAGAAGATGATCTGGATTTTCAACAGACCTTCATGACGGCTTGCGCAACAGCTGGCATCGACACCCAAAGACTGACGCCACAACAAGCGATAGAACTTGAACCAAACGTCAATCGCAGTCTACTTGGCGCAGTCAAAGTGCCCGACGGCACGCTCGACCCTTTTCGTTTATGTGCATCCAATGTATTAGATGCCAAAAATCATGGCGCGCAATTACTGACTTATTCAATGGTGCAATCCTTGATCCGCATTGGCGATCGCATCATCGGCGCTAAATGCCTTAATACCCGCACCAACGAACAGTTTGAAGTGTATGCCCAAGAAGTGATTAATGCAGCCGGTATTTGGGGCAAGAACATTTGTCACTACGCCGACCTTAATGTGCAAATGCTACCAGCTAAAGGCTCACTATTAGTATTCGAACACCGCATTAATGATCTGGTTATCAATCGTTGCCGTAAACCTGCCGATGCCGACATTTTAGTACCCGGTGACTCAATCTCACTCATTGGCACTACTTCAGAAGAAATTGATTACAACGATATAGATTCACTAAAAATCAGTGAAAAGGAAGTCAATATCTTAATTGAAGAAGGCGCTAAACTCGCGCCAATATTGGCACAAACTCGTATTTTACGCGCTTATGCAGGCGTACGACCACTTGTTGATGTCGGCGGTGGCGATGGCCGTAATATCAGTCGCGGTATTGTATTACTCGATCACCAGCAGCGTGATGGACTTGCGGGCTTTAGCAGTATTCTCGGCGGAAAATTAATGACCAGCCGATTAATGGCTGAAATGACCACCGACCTTGTAGCAAGCAAGCTCGGAAATATCAACAGCTGTACAACCCATTTACAGCCGCTACCTGGTTCTGTGATTAAGGCTGGAAACAACAAAAACAAATCTAAACAAGCGGTATTCACCACCACAGCGGCAACCCACCGTCACGGTGAAAATGCAGTTGCGAGTTTTGACCAAAGCACTAAAGGCAAATCCATTGTTTGTGAATGTGAGATGGTTTCTGTGGGTGAAATTGAATACGCCATTAAGCAGTTAGATGTGACTAACTTGGTGGATTTACGCAGACGTACCCGCCTCGGCATGGGATCATGCCAAGGTGAATTGTGCACCTACCGCGCATCCAGCCTGTTTTGTGATTTTGGCAATTGCAGTGGTTATCAATCAAGTCAGTTATTAATGCAGTTCTTTGAAGAACGTTGGAAAGGTATTAAACCAGTGTTATTTGGTGACGCATTGCGAGAAGCAGAATTTACCTATTGGCTCTATGAAGGCCTGTTTGGCGCAACAGATATTAACAAGCTCGGTGAGAAACAAGAAGATAAGGATTATTATGAAATTTGA
- a CDS encoding amino acid ABC transporter permease has protein sequence MAVYTMKEAKPAPSTSKGLVFWLRENLFSTIPNTLLTLLGIYFIYATVPPLLDWMIFDATWSGTKEEVVKEGARWIFIIEKFDQFMYGFYPEALHWRPNLVAIISIIFVFFIPRLSSIKIKFVSMLLYPVICFILIRGGLGLEVVGTEKWGGLMLTILVAAVGIIASFPIGILLALGRQSDNMPIVKTLCVGFIEFIRGVPLITILFMASVVLPLFFSDGIEFDKLLRALIGITLFQAAYIAEVIRGGLQAIPKGQYEASESLGLTYWQGMILIILPQALKISIPNLVGSFISLFKDTTLVLIIGLFDILAMVTLTNSDTSWLGFEIEGYVFVTLIYWVFCFSMSQYSRVIERRYNTDH, from the coding sequence ATGGCTGTTTATACGATGAAAGAGGCCAAACCTGCACCTTCGACGAGTAAGGGGTTGGTATTCTGGTTACGAGAGAATTTATTTTCTACTATTCCTAATACGCTGTTAACACTGCTAGGTATTTACTTTATCTATGCCACAGTCCCACCATTATTGGATTGGATGATCTTTGATGCGACATGGAGTGGTACTAAAGAAGAAGTGGTAAAAGAAGGTGCACGCTGGATATTTATTATCGAGAAATTCGATCAATTTATGTATGGTTTCTATCCTGAAGCACTGCATTGGCGTCCGAATTTAGTCGCTATTATCAGCATCATTTTTGTATTTTTTATACCGCGTCTGAGCAGTATTAAAATCAAATTTGTTAGTATGCTGTTGTATCCGGTTATATGCTTCATCTTGATCCGTGGTGGACTAGGACTTGAAGTGGTCGGCACTGAAAAATGGGGCGGTTTAATGCTGACTATTTTGGTGGCTGCCGTGGGCATTATCGCATCATTCCCAATTGGTATCTTATTGGCGTTAGGTCGTCAGTCTGACAATATGCCGATTGTTAAAACCTTATGTGTTGGTTTTATTGAGTTTATTCGTGGTGTGCCGCTTATTACTATCTTATTTATGGCGTCGGTAGTACTGCCGTTATTCTTTAGCGATGGTATCGAGTTTGATAAGTTATTACGGGCGTTAATTGGTATTACCTTGTTCCAAGCCGCGTATATTGCCGAGGTTATTCGCGGTGGTTTACAAGCTATTCCAAAGGGTCAATATGAAGCGAGTGAATCATTAGGATTAACCTATTGGCAGGGCATGATTTTAATTATTCTGCCGCAGGCGTTAAAGATCTCGATTCCTAACTTGGTGGGTTCATTCATCTCGTTATTTAAAGACACGACCTTGGTATTAATTATTGGTTTATTCGATATTTTAGCAATGGTGACACTGACAAACAGTGATACTAGTTGGCTTGGTTTTGAAATTGAAGGCTATGTATTTGTTACCCTTATTTATTGGGTATTCTGCTTCAGCATGTCGCAATATTCGCGCGTGATAGAGCGTAGATACAATACCGATCACTAA
- a CDS encoding LysR family transcriptional regulator: MQSSSSLADIRAFVTIAEQGSFTKAAEVLQSSRAHVSRQLAQLEQQLGVQLIIRTTRAQRLTPIGEQFFQQCLTSLQTINQAVIAAKDDTEQLQGSICINCVGGVIGEDILANIISEFNLQYPDIEVELDFSSPRVDLIAEAFDLVVRMGELEDSGLVARKLTDIKVQVLASPDYLAKHPVIKHPKDLEQHNCLTGSIKRWRFHQKSVQHNNAPIHELDINVKGNFSCKSGRALINAAKSGNGIVRLPELYCEEEINAHTLAPALISASDDEQWHSPDVPLFLLYHRNRYQPARLKVLIDFICQRFKQL; this comes from the coding sequence ATGCAAAGTAGCTCATCTCTTGCCGACATCCGTGCGTTTGTCACTATTGCAGAACAAGGTAGCTTTACTAAAGCCGCTGAAGTATTACAGTCATCTCGTGCCCACGTATCGCGTCAACTTGCTCAGCTCGAACAACAACTCGGTGTGCAACTGATTATCCGTACGACACGCGCCCAACGATTGACGCCTATTGGCGAACAATTTTTCCAGCAATGCCTTACATCATTACAAACCATCAACCAAGCAGTTATAGCAGCGAAAGACGATACCGAACAATTACAAGGTAGTATCTGCATCAACTGTGTTGGTGGTGTGATAGGTGAGGATATTCTGGCAAACATTATCAGTGAGTTTAATTTACAGTATCCTGATATAGAGGTTGAACTGGACTTTAGTAGCCCACGCGTTGACTTGATTGCCGAGGCATTTGATTTAGTTGTGCGTATGGGGGAATTAGAAGATTCAGGGTTAGTCGCGAGAAAACTCACTGATATTAAGGTGCAGGTATTGGCCAGTCCTGATTATTTAGCTAAACATCCTGTCATTAAGCACCCTAAAGATCTGGAACAACATAATTGTTTAACTGGCAGTATCAAACGCTGGCGTTTCCATCAAAAATCAGTGCAACACAATAATGCCCCGATACATGAATTAGACATCAATGTGAAAGGTAACTTTAGCTGTAAAAGTGGCCGAGCACTGATTAATGCCGCCAAGAGTGGTAATGGCATTGTCCGTTTACCTGAACTGTATTGTGAAGAAGAAATTAACGCGCATACCTTAGCACCGGCGTTAATCTCAGCATCTGACGACGAACAATGGCATTCGCCTGATGTGCCGCTGTTTCTACTTTATCATCGTAATCGTTATCAACCTGCCCGCTTAAAGGTGTTGATTGATTTTATATGCCAACGCTTTAAGCAATTATAA
- a CDS encoding amino acid ABC transporter permease, producing the protein MLASIIGLMVGIGRLSSNYLIAKLSLVYIETFRNIPILLQILFWYNVVLAALPSPRQSISYFDSVFINNRGLIVPDPIFESGSSFILIAFVLACISVVFLSKWAIKRHDLTGEEFPLVKVSLAIVVVAPLLVFFVTGQPISAEYPALKGFNFKGGITIIPELLALIFALSIYTATYIAEAVRAGIEAVPPGQKEAAKSLGLKDHVILRKVVLPQALRVIIPPVINQYLNLVKNSSLATAIGYPEIVTLFSGTTLNQVGQAIEIILMTMAVYLVFSIVISLLLNWVNAKMEIKGR; encoded by the coding sequence GTGCTCGCGTCTATTATTGGCCTTATGGTTGGTATTGGTCGTCTATCTTCTAATTATTTAATCGCTAAATTATCACTGGTTTATATTGAAACCTTTCGTAACATACCGATTTTATTGCAAATTTTATTTTGGTATAACGTGGTACTTGCAGCACTACCAAGCCCGCGCCAAAGTATTTCTTATTTTGATTCTGTCTTTATTAATAACCGCGGTTTAATTGTACCGGATCCGATCTTTGAATCGGGCAGTAGTTTTATTCTTATCGCGTTTGTACTGGCTTGTATTAGTGTGGTCTTTCTGAGCAAGTGGGCAATCAAACGCCATGATCTAACGGGCGAAGAGTTTCCATTAGTGAAAGTCTCTCTGGCTATCGTTGTTGTTGCACCTTTACTGGTATTTTTTGTTACCGGCCAACCTATAAGTGCTGAATATCCAGCGTTAAAAGGCTTTAACTTTAAAGGTGGTATCACTATTATTCCGGAATTACTGGCGCTGATCTTTGCGTTGAGTATTTATACCGCTACCTATATTGCTGAAGCTGTGCGAGCGGGGATTGAAGCTGTACCTCCAGGTCAAAAAGAAGCGGCAAAATCATTAGGGCTAAAAGATCATGTGATCTTGCGTAAAGTGGTGTTACCGCAAGCATTACGCGTAATTATCCCTCCGGTTATTAACCAATATCTTAATCTAGTGAAAAACTCATCACTGGCAACGGCAATTGGTTATCCAGAAATTGTTACCTTGTTCTCAGGGACGACGCTTAACCAAGTCGGGCAGGCTATTGAGATTATCTTAATGACGATGGCCGTGTATCTTGTTTTCAGTATTGTTATTTCACTGCTGCTGAACTGGGTTAATGCAAAAATGGAAATTAAAGGAAGATAA
- a CDS encoding amino acid ABC transporter substrate-binding protein — translation MKVTKIALILGLASTLPNLVNAATLEQVMKKGVLNCGVSTGIPGFSATDSKGVWKGIDVDFCRSVAAAVLGDASKVKFIPLTAKERFTALQSGEIDLLSRASTWTATRDTSLGLNFAGVNYYDGQGFLVNKDLGVTSAKELDGASFCIQAGTTTELNLTDYFKSNNMEYKAVTFDTSGQTIDAFKKGRCDAVTSDASQLYGLRIKLDDPKSAVVLPDIISKEPLGPVVRQGDDEWFNVVRWSLFATLEAEELGVTASNVDKQLKSANPSVKRLLGVSGKAGENLGLKSDWAYQIVKQVGNYEEMFENNVGKNSPLNIDRGLNNLWNKGGLMYAMPIR, via the coding sequence ATGAAGGTTACAAAAATAGCTTTAATACTAGGTCTAGCATCAACACTACCCAATTTAGTTAATGCTGCTACATTAGAGCAGGTAATGAAAAAAGGCGTATTAAACTGTGGTGTTTCTACAGGGATCCCTGGTTTCTCAGCAACGGATTCAAAGGGTGTTTGGAAAGGTATCGACGTTGACTTTTGTCGCTCAGTTGCCGCTGCTGTATTAGGTGATGCATCGAAAGTTAAATTCATTCCACTGACAGCTAAAGAACGTTTTACGGCATTACAAAGTGGTGAAATCGACCTGCTATCTCGCGCGTCAACGTGGACTGCAACACGTGATACTTCACTTGGCTTAAATTTTGCTGGTGTTAACTATTACGATGGTCAAGGTTTCTTAGTGAACAAAGATCTTGGTGTAACGTCTGCGAAAGAACTAGATGGTGCTTCTTTTTGTATTCAAGCGGGTACAACAACCGAACTTAACCTGACTGATTATTTCAAATCGAATAACATGGAATATAAAGCCGTGACGTTTGATACATCAGGTCAAACAATTGATGCATTCAAAAAAGGTCGTTGTGACGCCGTTACCTCTGATGCATCTCAGCTATATGGTTTAAGAATTAAGTTGGACGATCCTAAATCAGCAGTTGTACTACCTGATATTATTTCTAAAGAACCACTTGGTCCTGTTGTGCGTCAAGGTGATGATGAATGGTTTAACGTAGTTCGTTGGAGCTTATTCGCAACACTTGAAGCGGAAGAGCTAGGTGTAACAGCAAGCAATGTTGATAAGCAATTAAAATCAGCTAATCCATCTGTTAAACGTCTGTTAGGTGTATCTGGTAAAGCGGGTGAAAACTTAGGGCTTAAATCAGATTGGGCTTACCAAATCGTAAAACAAGTTGGTAACTACGAAGAAATGTTTGAAAATAATGTAGGTAAAAACTCACCGCTTAACATTGACCGTGGTCTCAATAATTTATGGAATAAAGGCGGTTTAATGTACGCAATGCCAATTCGATAA
- the ahpF gene encoding alkyl hydroperoxide reductase subunit F: MLDQNMKTQLKAYLQNLKTEVQLVLSLDDSQTAQKLHTLANDIASLSEKVIVIEDQSASARKPIMQVVNPMKQTAIGFAGLPMGHEFTSLVLALLHSGGHPMKLDAEVIEQIANLEGEMNFEIFISLSCQNCPDVVQALNMMAATNPNIKTTMIDGAAFQDEVAERNIMAVPSVYLNGEVFTQGRISLTEILAKVDTGAAKKQALALNEKAPYEVLVVGGGPAGASAAIYAARKGIRTGVVAERFGGQVMDTMAIENFISVKETQGPKLAAALEEHVKEYHVDIMNEQRAAGVVSAEKTADGYIHVELDSGAILKSRSVILSTGARWREMNVPGEQEYRNKGVAYCPHCDGPLFKGKKVAVIGGGNSGIEAAIDLAGLVEHVTVLEFADTLRADQVLVNKADSIANITIIKQAQTTEVIGDGTRVTALNYVDRATGDAKQLELAGIFVQIGLMPNSDFLKGSDVELSARGEIEVNAKGETSVAGIFAAGDVTTVPYKQIIIAMGEGSKASLSAFDHLIRTPAPTDTVNA, translated from the coding sequence ATGTTAGACCAAAATATGAAAACCCAGTTAAAGGCGTATTTACAAAACTTAAAGACCGAAGTACAGCTAGTACTAAGCCTTGATGACAGCCAGACCGCACAGAAATTACATACCCTAGCTAATGACATCGCATCATTAAGCGAAAAAGTAATTGTTATCGAAGATCAAAGCGCGAGCGCACGTAAACCTATCATGCAGGTAGTTAATCCGATGAAGCAAACTGCCATTGGCTTTGCTGGTTTACCAATGGGACATGAATTTACATCTTTGGTGTTAGCCCTACTACATAGTGGTGGCCATCCAATGAAACTCGATGCCGAAGTCATTGAACAAATTGCTAATCTTGAAGGTGAAATGAATTTTGAAATATTCATATCATTAAGCTGTCAAAACTGCCCAGATGTTGTGCAAGCCTTAAATATGATGGCTGCAACGAATCCTAATATTAAAACAACCATGATTGACGGCGCAGCATTCCAAGATGAAGTAGCTGAACGTAACATCATGGCCGTACCAAGTGTTTACTTAAATGGTGAAGTGTTCACCCAAGGTCGTATTTCATTAACAGAAATATTAGCTAAAGTTGATACTGGCGCAGCAAAAAAACAAGCGCTAGCATTAAACGAAAAAGCACCGTACGAAGTACTCGTTGTTGGTGGTGGTCCAGCTGGCGCATCTGCTGCTATCTACGCTGCACGTAAAGGTATCCGTACCGGTGTCGTTGCTGAACGCTTTGGTGGTCAAGTTATGGATACCATGGCAATTGAAAACTTTATTTCAGTCAAAGAAACTCAAGGTCCTAAACTCGCAGCTGCACTTGAAGAGCACGTTAAAGAATATCATGTGGATATCATGAATGAGCAACGAGCCGCAGGTGTAGTGAGTGCTGAAAAAACAGCTGATGGCTATATTCATGTTGAACTCGATAGTGGCGCGATATTAAAAAGCCGCAGTGTGATCTTATCAACAGGTGCACGTTGGAGAGAAATGAATGTACCTGGCGAACAAGAATACCGCAACAAAGGCGTGGCTTATTGCCCACATTGTGATGGTCCATTGTTTAAAGGCAAAAAAGTGGCTGTTATTGGTGGCGGTAATTCCGGTATCGAAGCGGCTATCGACTTAGCGGGCTTGGTTGAACATGTGACCGTGCTTGAATTTGCAGATACCTTACGTGCCGATCAAGTATTGGTTAATAAGGCCGACAGTATTGCTAACATTACCATTATTAAACAAGCGCAAACCACTGAAGTAATTGGTGATGGTACACGTGTAACAGCGCTTAATTATGTTGACCGCGCCACTGGCGATGCGAAACAACTTGAACTTGCCGGTATCTTTGTACAAATTGGGTTGATGCCAAACAGTGATTTCTTAAAAGGCAGTGATGTGGAGTTATCAGCCCGTGGCGAAATTGAAGTGAATGCTAAAGGCGAAACTTCGGTTGCAGGTATATTTGCCGCTGGTGATGTAACAACAGTACCTTATAAGCAAATCATCATTGCCATGGGTGAAGGTTCAAAAGCTAGCTTAAGTGCCTTTGACCATTTGATTCGTACTCCGGCACCAACTGATACCGTTAACGCTTAA
- a CDS encoding amino acid ABC transporter ATP-binding protein gives MSEQDYMISMQDVNKWYGDFHVLKDVNLNIKKGEKVVICGPSGSGKSTTIRCLNHLEKFQEGKININGTDLIEDVKVVRHIRSQVGMVFQHFNLFPHLSVLENLLLAPTWVHKKPRHEAIKTAMMYLERVKIADQAHKFPNQLSGGQQQRVAIARCLCINPEIMLFDEPTSALDPEMVSEVLDVMVELADEGITMICVTHEMGFAKKVADRVIFMDAGQIIEENEPHEFFDNPQSDRLKLFLEQILSH, from the coding sequence ATGTCAGAACAAGATTATATGATCAGCATGCAAGACGTTAACAAATGGTATGGTGATTTTCACGTACTTAAAGACGTTAACTTAAATATTAAGAAAGGCGAGAAAGTGGTTATCTGTGGTCCGTCTGGATCGGGTAAATCAACGACAATCCGTTGTTTGAATCACCTTGAAAAATTTCAAGAAGGTAAAATCAACATTAATGGTACTGACTTGATTGAAGACGTTAAAGTGGTACGTCATATTCGCTCGCAAGTGGGGATGGTATTCCAACACTTTAATTTGTTTCCGCATCTTTCTGTATTAGAAAACTTATTGCTTGCGCCAACTTGGGTACATAAAAAACCCCGTCATGAAGCGATTAAAACGGCGATGATGTACTTGGAACGCGTAAAAATTGCTGACCAAGCACATAAATTTCCTAATCAGTTGTCTGGTGGGCAGCAGCAACGTGTAGCGATTGCGCGTTGTCTATGTATCAATCCTGAAATCATGTTGTTTGATGAACCGACATCGGCACTGGATCCAGAAATGGTATCGGAAGTATTAGATGTGATGGTTGAGCTTGCAGATGAAGGTATCACTATGATCTGTGTAACCCACGAAATGGGCTTTGCTAAGAAAGTGGCTGATCGCGTTATCTTTATGGATGCAGGGCAGATTATTGAAGAGAACGAACCGCATGAGTTCTTTGATAATCCGCAATCAGATCGTTTAAAATTATTCTTAGAGCAGATTTTATCGCACTAA
- a CDS encoding SDR family oxidoreductase — translation MKKLVVITGASSGIGEATAKRLSAAGHPLLLVARRVEKLEALDLPNCLCEKVDLTVHAEFNAALAKAEAVYGPADLLINNAGMMLLGQIDTQPAEEFKTMFDVNVIALLNGMQAVLAPMKARNTGTIINISSVAGRKTFGAHAAYCGTKFAVHAITENVREEVAMSDVRVITIAPGAVETELLSHTTSEEIKAGYESWKETMGSILAPDDVARAIEFAYAQPQDVCIREIVLASTRQEP, via the coding sequence ATGAAAAAATTAGTTGTTATTACAGGCGCAAGTTCAGGTATTGGTGAAGCTACAGCAAAACGTTTAAGCGCAGCTGGTCACCCATTATTATTAGTTGCTCGTCGAGTTGAAAAATTAGAAGCGCTAGACTTACCAAACTGTTTATGTGAAAAAGTAGACTTAACAGTACACGCTGAATTTAACGCGGCACTTGCTAAAGCGGAAGCGGTATACGGTCCTGCGGATTTATTAATTAATAACGCTGGCATGATGTTACTAGGCCAAATCGATACTCAGCCTGCTGAAGAATTCAAAACGATGTTCGACGTTAACGTCATTGCATTATTAAACGGCATGCAAGCAGTTCTTGCGCCAATGAAAGCACGTAATACGGGTACTATCATTAACATCAGCTCTGTTGCAGGTCGTAAAACATTCGGCGCACACGCTGCTTACTGTGGTACTAAATTTGCTGTTCACGCAATCACTGAAAACGTACGTGAAGAAGTAGCAATGTCAGATGTACGTGTTATCACTATCGCACCGGGCGCTGTTGAAACTGAATTGTTGTCACACACAACATCAGAAGAAATTAAAGCGGGCTACGAATCTTGGAAAGAAACAATGGGTAGTATTTTAGCACCAGATGACGTTGCTCGTGCAATCGAATTTGCTTATGCACAACCACAAGATGTATGTATTCGTGAAATCGTATTAGCAAGTACACGTCAAGAACCTTAG